One segment of Campylobacter hominis ATCC BAA-381 DNA contains the following:
- the gmk gene encoding guanylate kinase: protein MGGQILIVSGPSGSGKSTLIERLMKEENNIYFSISSTTRKIRAGEKDDVNYHYISVSDFEKGIKEGEFLEYAVVHKNYYGTSIKPVLAALEAGKSVIFDIDVQGFDIVRKKFDEEITSVFITTKTKNELEKRLKKRGSNDEKDIERRLYNAAIEMQHIKDYDYFLINDDLANSYRAFKAIFRSMKFKTKNLNVAQIAENWID from the coding sequence GTGGGCGGTCAAATTTTAATCGTTTCAGGACCTAGTGGAAGCGGCAAAAGCACGCTAATAGAGCGCTTAATGAAAGAAGAAAACAATATTTATTTTTCGATTTCATCTACTACCAGAAAGATTAGAGCCGGAGAAAAAGATGATGTAAATTACCATTATATAAGCGTTAGCGATTTTGAAAAAGGTATAAAAGAAGGCGAATTTTTAGAATATGCTGTAGTACATAAAAATTATTACGGCACATCTATTAAACCTGTTTTAGCTGCCTTGGAAGCCGGTAAAAGCGTTATTTTCGATATTGACGTTCAAGGATTTGACATCGTTCGCAAAAAATTTGATGAAGAAATTACATCCGTTTTTATTACAACAAAAACTAAAAATGAGCTTGAAAAACGCCTAAAAAAACGCGGAAGCAATGACGAAAAAGACATCGAAAGAAGACTTTACAATGCCGCAATAGAAATGCAACATATAAAAGACTACGATTATTTTTTAATAAATGATGATTTGGCTAATTCTTACCGCGCTTTTAAAGCGATTTTTCGTTCTATGAAATTTAAAACAAAAAATCTAAATGTAGCGCAAATCGCCGAAAATTGGATTGATTAA
- the tatA gene encoding twin-arginine translocase TatA/TatE family subunit — translation MAVGPWQVVAILVIIVLLFGAKKIPELAQGIGKSIKIFKKEVENDDKTGEENKEKIEKKDEKQ, via the coding sequence ATGGCAGTTGGTCCTTGGCAAGTAGTTGCTATCCTGGTTATTATCGTTTTGCTTTTCGGAGCAAAAAAAATCCCTGAGCTCGCTCAAGGAATCGGAAAAAGTATAAAGATTTTCAAAAAAGAGGTAGAAAACGATGATAAAACCGGCGAAGAAAATAAAGAAAAAATAGAAAAAAAAGACGAAAAACAATAG
- the tatA gene encoding twin-arginine translocase TatA/TatE family subunit: MAVGPWQIIVILVIIVLLFGAKKIPELAQGIGKGIKTFKKEMESSDEATENKTEKVEKKDENKA, translated from the coding sequence ATGGCAGTTGGTCCTTGGCAAATAATTGTTATCCTGGTTATTATCGTTTTGCTTTTCGGGGCAAAAAAAATCCCTGAGCTAGCTCAAGGAATCGGAAAAGGTATAAAAACATTTAAAAAAGAGATGGAAAGCAGCGACGAAGCAACAGAAAATAAAACAGAAAAAGTCGAAAAAAAAGACGAGAATAAGGCTTAA
- the argS gene encoding arginine--tRNA ligase produces the protein MKNQIIDEIKKILPYDIILEQPKNKNLAHYACPVAFCLAKEFKKSPKIIAEELADKFRNSKIFNVSALNGYLNFKLKAEFLAEISGEALKNGENFASEKEKTSPTTLLEYISANPTGPLHIGHVRGAVYGDTLQRVSNYLGYKMQTEYYINDAGNQIDLLGISMILRAKELAGEEVIYPDKYYRGEYIDEILKIAKEKFGDEILKDEKKLSDFAKDEVLKIIKKDLADAGIEISNWISEKSLYNELEGTIKKLEKSGKMYEKEGKIWIASIQNGDEKDRVVVREDGRPTYLAGDIIYHNNKFERNFDHYINIWGADHHGYVARLKAAINFLGYDENRLEVVLMQMVSLLKNGETFKMSKRAGNVVLMSDILEEIGKDALRFIFISKSGNSPLEFDIDELKKEDSTNPIFYINYAHARVNQVFGKAGKNVEQIIDENFENLDEDALNLVFEALRLNEILNEALKSRSLQKIPDFLKSLAGDFHKYYNENRVIGSDNENARLKVFAVVALCIRTAFSLMGLEAKAKM, from the coding sequence TTGAAAAATCAGATAATTGATGAAATAAAAAAAATTTTGCCTTACGATATAATTTTAGAACAGCCGAAAAATAAAAATTTAGCGCATTATGCCTGCCCTGTAGCTTTTTGCCTTGCTAAAGAATTTAAAAAATCACCAAAAATAATCGCGGAAGAATTGGCCGATAAATTTCGAAATAGTAAAATTTTTAACGTATCGGCATTAAACGGATATTTAAATTTTAAACTTAAAGCCGAATTTTTAGCTGAAATTTCAGGTGAAGCTTTAAAAAACGGTGAAAATTTTGCAAGTGAAAAAGAAAAAACCTCGCCGACAACACTTTTAGAATATATAAGCGCAAATCCAACAGGTCCTCTCCACATAGGACATGTCAGAGGCGCCGTATACGGTGATACTTTACAAAGAGTAAGCAATTATTTGGGTTATAAAATGCAAACCGAATACTATATTAATGATGCCGGAAATCAAATCGATTTGCTTGGAATTTCAATGATTCTACGTGCAAAAGAACTTGCCGGTGAAGAAGTAATATATCCTGATAAATACTACCGCGGCGAATACATAGATGAAATTTTAAAAATTGCAAAAGAAAAATTCGGCGATGAAATTTTAAAAGACGAAAAAAAATTAAGCGATTTTGCAAAAGATGAAGTATTAAAAATTATAAAAAAAGATTTGGCCGATGCAGGAATTGAAATTTCAAACTGGATTAGCGAAAAAAGTCTATATAACGAGCTTGAAGGCACTATAAAAAAGCTTGAAAAAAGCGGTAAAATGTATGAAAAAGAAGGCAAAATTTGGATTGCCTCCATACAAAACGGCGATGAAAAAGATCGCGTAGTTGTTCGTGAAGACGGTCGCCCTACATATTTGGCAGGCGATATAATTTATCATAATAATAAATTTGAACGAAATTTTGATCATTATATAAATATTTGGGGTGCGGATCACCACGGATATGTCGCAAGATTAAAAGCGGCGATAAATTTCTTAGGATATGATGAAAATCGTTTGGAAGTTGTTTTAATGCAAATGGTAAGTCTTTTAAAAAACGGCGAAACTTTTAAAATGAGCAAACGCGCAGGAAATGTCGTTTTGATGAGCGATATACTTGAAGAAATCGGAAAAGACGCGCTTAGATTTATATTTATAAGCAAAAGCGGTAACTCTCCGCTTGAATTCGACATAGACGAACTAAAAAAAGAGGACAGCACAAACCCGATTTTTTATATAAATTACGCTCATGCCAGAGTGAATCAGGTATTTGGTAAAGCAGGAAAAAACGTAGAACAAATAATAGATGAAAATTTTGAAAATTTGGATGAAGATGCTTTAAATTTAGTATTTGAAGCATTAAGATTGAATGAAATTTTAAACGAAGCGCTGAAATCACGCTCTTTGCAAAAAATACCGGATTTCT